The following proteins come from a genomic window of Geothrix edaphica:
- the brxC gene encoding BREX system P-loop protein BrxC, protein MTELIRTLFAQDIDRRIEEVIKVDQDDESLVRQEIREYVATDAIQSSFIKLLDRYMETPNKPHEGIGIWVSGFFGSGKSSFAKYLGVGVENRPLEGQGAADLLAERFKDKKASLLLHGINERIPTHVVIFDVSTERDIKAGQPLTEITYKALLKSLGYAKNLDLAELEIAEEEGGRLEAFKATYHELYGEDWDKSKHLVSRAMGRASAVMSKLEPQTYPEADSWAKGARSQAELNPGLLATRCKTLLDRRAPGKALMFVVDEVGQFVSKDVQKMLDLQAIVQQLGKTGRGRFWLVVTSQEKLTELVSGLDDRTVELARVMDRFPLELQVHLEPSDISEVTSKRVLEKNSAAEAKLRKLFDECRARLTASTKVEASIKLPELSAQAFADLYPVLPYQVDLIIQIVSGLRTQGGASKHVGGANRTIIKLAQQLLVNPGVALADKPLGQLVTLDKVYDLVSGNIESEIRGKIQETGQHVGHPLAPDVAKAICLLQFVPTVPRTPENLAAVLHPYIDADSRLPQVKEALGELERALLVRQDGKGQYRIPSPVEDDWERRRNALELRTPDRNKLLRDMLTSFWEPQPSQNLQGVKQFKAGLLFNSTELVDGDIPVNLHLLEEGAGYAERLEDLRRRSQTEPLTLFWACATNPDLEEELRELFRSQEILNIKRREAQTPEQSHLHSEETRRMGNHKDELRRRLKEAVLGGTVYFRGNDRSPAGASSVDAAVKALLGQALPEVYHRFDEAAARVDAKDLQALMGADSLKGLTPIFNKLGLLKEEGGKARFDAERPPLSDALARIKAAADYGNTITGKMLEEQFRKEPFGWDFDMVKLLVLCLLRAGLIEVQSAGRSFDDARSMEAKTAFTNNTAFRQASFRPKETVDFAVVLQAAEAFKATFGKEAKELEQGKVAQDIRAELERQEQELQAMHTLLIRHNLPGEETIQQALDLARDVRGGKEEHTIQAFRSNHTTLKDAIQQASELKRNLDEPKLFSLQKAREVLRGPWAFLSTEPELPEDLKDAGARLKDLIEKESFHREVAEIERLGMKLQDAFRKLQEDALAARAEAYEAALHHLQGMTGWADLDEDQRATIAKPLTDLASAYCDQAPPVPQLRADKDAAPLRLQKAQEEMMRLLEGERLVSLKLAQFFNGGIENADQLEAALDEIRNACAPLLASGKKVVLQ, encoded by the coding sequence ATGACCGAACTCATCCGAACCCTCTTCGCCCAGGACATCGACCGGCGCATCGAGGAAGTGATCAAGGTGGACCAGGACGACGAGAGCCTTGTCCGCCAGGAAATCCGCGAATACGTCGCCACGGACGCCATCCAGAGCTCCTTCATCAAGCTCCTGGATCGCTACATGGAGACGCCCAACAAGCCCCACGAGGGCATTGGCATCTGGGTCTCAGGTTTCTTTGGGTCCGGCAAATCCAGCTTCGCCAAGTACCTCGGCGTGGGCGTGGAGAACCGCCCACTGGAGGGCCAAGGGGCCGCAGATCTTCTTGCGGAACGGTTCAAGGACAAAAAGGCCTCCCTGCTGCTTCACGGCATCAACGAGCGCATCCCCACCCATGTGGTGATCTTTGATGTCTCCACCGAGAGGGACATCAAGGCCGGGCAGCCCCTGACGGAAATCACCTACAAGGCTCTCCTCAAGAGTCTCGGATATGCCAAGAACCTGGATCTTGCCGAGCTTGAAATCGCGGAGGAGGAAGGGGGCCGCCTGGAGGCCTTCAAGGCGACCTATCACGAGCTCTACGGCGAGGATTGGGACAAGTCCAAGCACCTCGTCAGCCGTGCCATGGGCCGTGCATCGGCGGTGATGAGCAAGCTGGAACCCCAGACTTATCCTGAGGCCGACTCATGGGCGAAAGGGGCCCGCTCCCAAGCGGAGTTGAATCCTGGCCTCCTGGCCACCCGCTGCAAGACCCTCCTGGATCGCCGGGCCCCTGGCAAAGCGCTGATGTTCGTCGTGGACGAAGTGGGCCAGTTCGTATCCAAGGATGTCCAGAAGATGCTGGATCTCCAGGCCATCGTGCAGCAGCTTGGTAAGACGGGCCGTGGCCGTTTCTGGCTCGTCGTCACGTCCCAGGAAAAGCTGACGGAACTCGTGAGTGGCCTGGATGACCGCACCGTGGAACTGGCTCGCGTCATGGATCGCTTTCCTCTGGAGCTCCAAGTCCATCTGGAGCCCAGTGACATCAGCGAAGTCACCAGCAAGCGAGTGTTGGAGAAGAACTCTGCCGCAGAGGCCAAGCTCCGCAAGCTCTTTGATGAATGCCGTGCGCGGCTGACGGCCAGCACCAAGGTCGAAGCCTCCATCAAGCTGCCAGAGCTCTCCGCCCAGGCCTTCGCAGACCTCTACCCGGTGCTTCCCTACCAGGTGGATCTGATCATCCAGATCGTTTCGGGCCTCCGCACGCAGGGAGGTGCCTCCAAGCACGTGGGCGGCGCGAACCGCACGATCATCAAGCTCGCCCAGCAGCTTCTGGTGAACCCCGGTGTGGCCCTGGCGGACAAGCCCCTCGGACAGTTGGTCACGCTCGACAAGGTGTACGACCTCGTGAGCGGCAACATCGAGAGCGAGATCCGGGGCAAGATCCAGGAAACCGGCCAGCATGTGGGGCACCCTCTGGCCCCCGACGTGGCCAAGGCCATCTGCCTCCTCCAGTTCGTGCCCACGGTGCCCCGTACGCCGGAGAACCTCGCGGCGGTGCTCCACCCCTACATCGACGCCGACTCCCGCCTGCCGCAGGTCAAGGAGGCCCTCGGGGAACTGGAAAGGGCCCTTCTAGTGCGCCAGGACGGCAAGGGCCAGTACCGCATCCCAAGTCCTGTCGAGGACGACTGGGAGCGCCGCCGCAACGCCCTTGAGCTCAGGACGCCCGACCGCAACAAGCTGCTGCGGGACATGCTCACATCCTTCTGGGAGCCTCAGCCCTCCCAGAACCTCCAGGGCGTGAAGCAGTTCAAGGCGGGCCTGCTCTTCAACAGCACCGAGCTCGTGGATGGGGACATCCCGGTGAACCTGCACCTCCTGGAGGAAGGGGCCGGATACGCAGAACGGCTTGAAGACCTACGCCGCCGAAGCCAGACCGAGCCCCTCACCCTCTTCTGGGCCTGTGCCACGAATCCCGATCTGGAGGAGGAGCTCCGGGAGTTGTTCCGTTCCCAGGAGATCCTCAACATCAAGCGCAGGGAAGCCCAGACGCCGGAACAGAGCCACCTCCATAGCGAAGAGACGCGGCGCATGGGCAACCACAAGGACGAGCTCCGCCGTCGGCTCAAGGAGGCCGTCCTGGGTGGCACCGTCTACTTCCGGGGCAACGACCGCAGCCCGGCAGGGGCCAGTTCCGTCGACGCTGCCGTGAAGGCCCTTCTAGGACAGGCTCTGCCGGAGGTCTACCACCGCTTCGACGAGGCTGCGGCCCGTGTCGATGCGAAGGATCTTCAGGCCCTCATGGGGGCCGACAGCCTCAAGGGGCTGACCCCGATCTTCAACAAGCTCGGTCTGCTCAAGGAGGAGGGCGGTAAAGCCCGCTTCGACGCGGAGCGCCCGCCACTATCGGATGCGCTGGCCCGTATTAAGGCTGCGGCGGACTATGGCAACACCATCACCGGCAAGATGCTGGAGGAGCAGTTCCGCAAGGAGCCCTTCGGCTGGGATTTCGACATGGTGAAGCTCCTGGTCCTCTGCCTCCTCCGGGCGGGCTTGATCGAGGTCCAGAGCGCGGGCCGCAGCTTCGACGATGCCCGGAGCATGGAGGCCAAGACCGCCTTCACCAACAACACCGCCTTCCGACAGGCCTCCTTCCGCCCCAAGGAGACTGTGGATTTCGCCGTGGTATTGCAGGCCGCCGAGGCCTTCAAGGCCACCTTCGGGAAGGAAGCCAAGGAACTGGAACAGGGCAAGGTCGCCCAGGACATCCGCGCCGAACTGGAGCGCCAGGAGCAGGAGCTCCAGGCCATGCACACGCTGCTGATCCGCCACAACCTCCCCGGCGAGGAAACCATCCAGCAGGCCCTCGATCTGGCCCGGGATGTTCGGGGAGGCAAGGAAGAGCACACCATCCAGGCCTTCCGCAGCAACCACACCACCCTGAAGGACGCCATCCAGCAGGCTTCGGAACTGAAGCGGAACCTGGACGAGCCAAAGCTCTTCTCACTCCAGAAGGCCCGCGAGGTGCTTCGCGGCCCCTGGGCCTTCCTGAGCACCGAACCGGAGCTTCCGGAAGACCTCAAAGATGCTGGGGCTCGGCTGAAGGACCTCATTGAGAAGGAGAGCTTCCACCGGGAAGTGGCCGAGATCGAGCGCCTCGGCATGAAGCTCCAGGACGCCTTCCGAAAGCTTCAGGAAGACGCCTTGGCAGCGCGGGCCGAAGCCTACGAGGCGGCCCTGCATCACCTTCAGGGCATGACCGGGTGGGCCGACCTGGATGAAGACCAGCGGGCCACCATCGCCAAGCCCCTCACAGATCTGGCAAGCGCCTACTGCGATCAGGCCCCACCCGTTCCCCAGCTTCGCGCCGACAAGGATGCGGCCCCCCTGCGGCTCCAGAAGGCTCAGGAGGAGATGATGCGCCTGCTGGAAGGCGAACGACTGGTGAGCCTTAAGCTGGCGCAGTTTTTCAATGGCGGTATCGAGAACGCGGACCAACTGGAAGCGGCCCTCGACGAGATCCGCAACGCCTGTGCGCCACTGCTGGCATCCGGCAAGAAGGTGGTGTTGCAGTGA